One Aegilops tauschii subsp. strangulata cultivar AL8/78 chromosome 7, Aet v6.0, whole genome shotgun sequence genomic window carries:
- the LOC109770245 gene encoding 3-ketoacyl-CoA synthase 5-like: MALIPHPRHFVAIVDIVLGCLRACEPIHLVLAGLLAAGLATVQLMKRRRTVYLVDYACFQGIGSCRMPRATFIEHIHLNPLFDEHSVSFMTRMLESSAIGEETRLPAGDLYMPAQNSFQEARAEAELVVFSAIDDLFAKTVVTADAIDILVVNCSVFAPVPSISDMIVNRYKLRDDVRAVNLSGMGCSAGVISAGLAAGLLQATGHGATQHALVVSTEIITCNFYTGKERPMQLSNVLFRVGGAAVLLSTSEDRARFRLSHLVRTSTTGTHDGSYSCVFQEEDGEGNLGVNLSKDLLAVAGNALKANIRAVAPLVLPLSEQLLFAMSFVARKLGLTVKPHVPGFRKAFDHFCVHCGGRAVIDKVQSSLGLSDEQVEASRMTLHRFGNTSSSTVWYELAYIEAKGRMRKNDTVWMIAFGSGFKCNSAIWECIRPADQPDRAWAGCIHRYPATNYHSSI, translated from the coding sequence ATGGCGTTGATACCTCACCCGAGGCATTTCGTGGCCATTGTTGACATTGTATTAGGCTGTCTCCGCGCCTGTGAACCCATCCACCTCGTCCTGGCCGGTCTCCTAGCTGCCGGCTTGGCCACCGTACAGCTGATGAAGCGCCGCCGTACCGTATACCTCGTCGACTATGCTTGCTTCCAGGGTATTGGCAGCTGTCGTATGCCAAGAGCCACGTTCATCGAGCATATTCACCTCAACCCATTGTTCGATGAGCACAGCGTCTCCTTCATGACGCGCATGCTCGAAAGCAGCGCCATCGGCGAGGAGACCAGACTGCCCGCCGGCGACCTGTATATGCCGGCACAGAATAGCTTCCAGGAGGCCCGCGCCGAGGCGGAGCTGGTCGTCTTCTCGGCCATCGACGACCTATTCGCCAAGACGGTGGTCACCGCAGACGCCATCGACATACTAGTAGTCAACTGCAGCGTCTTCGCCCCAGTGCCGTCCATCAGCGACATGATCGTGAACAGATACAAGCTCCGTGATGACGTCCGCGCCGTAAACCTTTCCGGTATGGGATGCAGCGCCGGCGTGATCTCGGCGGGTCTCGCGGCCGGCCTGCTGCAAGCAACGGGCCACGGCGCGACGCAGCACGCTCTGGTCGTCTCCACGGAGATCATCACTTGTAACTTCTACACCGGCAAGGAGAGGCCCATGCAGCTCTCCAACGTCCTGTTCCGGGTCGGCGGCGCGGCCGTGCTGCTGTCCACGTCCGAGGACAGGGCGCGGTTCCGCCTCTCGCACCTCGTCCGGACGAGCACCACGGGCACGCACGACGGCTCCTACTCGTGCGTCTTCCAGGAAGAGGACGGCGAGGGCAACTTAGGTGTCAACCTGTCCAAGGATCTCCTGGCCGTCGCCGGCAACGCCCTGAAAGCCAACATCAGAGCCGTCGCGCCCCTCGTGCTCCCTCTCTCGGAGCAGCTGCTCTTCGCCATGTCCTTTGTGGCCAGAAAGCTGGGGCTGACCGTGAAGCCGCACGTCCCCGGCTTCCGCAAGGCTTTCGACCACTTCTGCGTGCACTGCGGCGGGCGCGCGGTTATTGACAAGGTGCAGAGCAGCCTAGGGCTGTCAGACGAGCAAGTGGAGGCGTCGCGCATGACGCTTCACCGGTTCGGGAACACGTCGAGCAGCACGGTGTGGTATGAGCTGGCGTACATCGAAGCCAAGGGCCGAATGCGGAAGAACGACACGGTATGGATGATTGCGTTTGGATCCGGGTTCAAGTGCAACAGTGCCATTTGGGAGTGCATCCGACCAGCGGACCAGCCGGACAGAGCATGGGCCGGGTGCATACATCGATACCCGGCTACGAATTACCACTCCAGTATATAA